The Achromobacter spanius genome includes the window CCGGAATCTTCCCGATCTTGGCTTGCCATTCCTTCGGACCCGTCGTGTGGACCGAGGTGCCCTTGGCGTCTACCGCCACGGTTACCGGCATGTCCTTCACGTCGAATTCGTAGATGGCTTCCATGCCCAGGTCGGCAAAGCCCAGCACCTTGGCGCCGCGAATGGCCTTGGACACCAGGTACGCCGCGCCGCCCACCGCCATCAGATACGCCGAGCCGTGCTTCTTGATGGCTTCAATCGCGACCGGGCCGCGTTCCGACTTGCCGATCATCGAGATCAGGCCGGTCTTCTCCAGCATCATGTCGGTGAACTTGTCCATGCGCGTGGCGGTGGTGGGGCCGGCGGGGCCGACCACTTCGTCGCCCACTGGATCCACCGGGCCCACGTAATAGATCACGCGGTTGGTGAAGTCCACGGGCAGCGGTTCGCCCTTGGCCAGCATGTCCTGGATGCGCTTGTGCGCGGCGTCGCGGCCGGTCAGCATCTTGCCCGACAGCAGCAGCGTCTGGCCCGGCTTCCAGCTGGCCACTTCTTCCTTGGTCAGCGTGTTCAGGTCCACCTGCTTGGACTTGTTGTAGTCCGGCGCCCAATGCACTTCCGGCCATTCGGACAGCGACGGCGGATCCAGGCGCGCGGGGCCCGTGCCGTCCAGTTCAAAGTGCGCGTGACGCGTGGCGGCGCAGTTCGGGATCATCGCAACCGGCTTGGACGCGGCGTGCGTGGGGAAGGTGCTGATCTTGACGTCCAGCACGGTGGTCAGGCCGCCCAGGCCTTGCGCGCCGATACCCAGCGCGTTGACCTTTTCGTACAGTTCGATGCGCAGCTCTTCCAGCTTGTTCTGCGGGCCACGGGCCAGCAGTTCGTACATGTCGATGTCTTCCATCAACGACTGCTTGGCCATCAGCATGGCTTTTTCAGCGGTGCCGCCGACGCCGATGCCGAGCATGCCCGGGGGGCACCAGCCGGCGCCCATCGTCGGGACGGTCTTCAGCACCCAGTCCACCAGCGAATCGCTGGGGTTCAGCATGGCGAACTTGGATTTGTTTTCCGAACCGCCGCCCTTGGAAGCGATTTGCACGTCGACCTTGTCACCCTGGACAAGCTCGACGTGCAGGATACAGGGCGTGTTGTCGCGCGTATTCTTGCGCGCGAACAGCGGGTCGTCCAGCACGGAGGCGCGCAGCGGATTGTCCGGATTCAGGTAGCCACGGCGCACGCCTTCGTCACACAGTTCCTGCAGGGTGCGCTTGGTGTCAAAGCGCACGCTCATGCCGATCTTCAGGAAGACGTTGACGATGCCGGTGTCCTGGCACAGCGGACGCTTGCCTTCGGCGCACATGCGGGAATTGGTCAGGATCTGCGCCATCGCGTCACGCGCGGCGGGGCTTTCCTCGCGCTCGTAGGCGCGCGCCAGATGGCGGATGTAGTCGACGGGGTGGTAGTAGCTGATGAACTGAATGCCATCGGCTATCGACTGGATGAAGTCTTCTTCTTTAATGATGACGGACATGGCGATTTGCGGGTCTAGATGGAAAACATGGAAACGCGGCTGGCACTAACGGCCAACCGCCGTGAAAAGAACAATTTTTGCCGCCGGGCCGCCCCAAGGCAAAAAGCGGCCCCCTCGGGGGGCAGCAAGCGAGCGGAGCGAGTGCGGCGTGGGGGCCATTTTTGCCGCCGGGCCGCCCCAAGGCAAAAAGCGCCCCCCTCGGGGGGCAGCAAGCGAGCGTAGCGAAGTGCGGCGTGGGGGTATTTTCATACCGCCGGGCCGCCCCAAGGCAAAAAGCGCCCCCCCGGGGGGGCAGCAAGCGAGCGTAGCGAGTGCGGCGTGGGGGCTCATTTACCCTGCCAGACCGGCTTGCGCTTTTCAGCGAAAGCGGTCGCGCCTTCCTTCGCGTCGGCCGACGAAAAGATATGGGCGATCAACGGGCGTTGGCGGTCGAACATGCCTTCCTGCTCCCAATCAACGGCCTGCGACACGATGCTCTTGGCGGTCTGCACGGCCAGCGGGCCGTTTTCGACGATGGCGCGCGCCAGTTCCAGCGCGCCGGTCAGCGCACCGCCCGGTTCGGTCAGACGGTTGACCAGGCCAAACGAATACGCGCGTTCGGCGGTCAGCATTTCGCCCGTCAGGATCACTTCCATGGCGATGTGGTACGGCAGGCGGCGCGGCAGGCGCAGCATGCCGCCGGCGCCGGCCACCAGGCCGCGCTTGACTTCCGGCAGGCCGAACTTGGCGTTGCTGGCGGCCACGATCAGGTCGGAAGCCAAGGCCATTTCGCAGCCACCGGCCAGCGCGTAGCCTTCCACGGCGGCAATCAGCGGCTTCTTGGGCGGGCGTTCGTTCAGGCCGGCGAAACCACGGCCTTCAACATAGGGACGCTGCCCGGATTTGGCGAATGCCTTCAAGTCCATGCCCGACGAGAACGTGCCGCCGCCACCCGTCAGGATGCCGATGCGGATGTCGTCGCGGCTGTCCAATTGGTCCAGCGCGGCGGCCATGGCCTGGGCGGTTTCCAGGTTGATGGCGTTCTTGGCTTCGGGGCGGTTGATCGTGATGATCTGGATGCCGTCGGTGACTTCCACCGTGATCAGGTCTGACATAGGACTGCTCCTTCCGGGATTTCTCGGAATCGGGTTCCGGGTTTTATATAAGACTTGGGACGTAACCCGGAATCATACGACCATTGGTTTGCAGGCGCAGCCGGGCTGCTTGCCGAGCGTCCGCCAGGGGCACACTCGGCCCAGCGAGGGATGCCGCCGGGGCATAGATGTAACCGCCCGGCGGCGCCCGCCAAACGGGAAGACCCCAGGCCAGTTAAAATGCCCGGTTTCCTACGCCCACGGCAGGCCTGCCTGGCGAGTCGAATTCCAAGAATCCTATGCTCACCTTTCAGCAAATCATCCTTACGCTCCAGGAATACTGGGACAAGCAGGGTTGCGCCCTGCTGCAACCCTACGACATGGAAGTCGGCGCCGGCACCTCGCACACGGCCACGTTCCTGCGCGCGATCGGCCCGGAGCCGTGGCGCGCCGCCTACGTGCAGCCGTCGCGTCGCCCCAAGGATGGCCGCTACGGCGAAAACCCCAACCGCCTGCAGCACTATTACCAGTACCAGGTGGTGCTCAAGCCCGCGCCGCCCGACATCCTGGACCTGTACATCGGTTCGCTGAAGGCGCTGGGCATCGACCCCACCCAGCACGACATCCGCTTTGTCGAGGACGACTGGGAAAACCCCACGCTGGGCGCCTGGGGCCTGGGCTGGGAAGTCTGGCTGAACGGCATGGAAGTCACCCAGTTCACCTACTTCCAGCAAGTGGGCGGCCTGGATTGCACGCCGACCACGGGTGAAATCACCTACGGCCTGGAGCGCCTGGCCATGTACCTGCAGGACGTGCAAAGCGTGTACGACCTGGTCTGGACCGAAGGCGCCAACGGCAACCGCGTGCTGTACCGCGACGTGTTCCACCAGAACGAAGTCGAACAATCGACCTACAACTTCGAACACTCGTCGGCCGACATGCTGTTTGCGCACTTCAACGACTACGAAGCCGAAGCCAAGCGCCTGATGGACGTGCCGCTGGCGCTGCCGGCCTACGAGGCCGCGCTGAAAGCCGCGCACACGTTCAACATGCTGGATGCGCGCGGCGCCATCAGCGTGACCGAGCGCGCCGCCTACATCGGCCGCATCCGCAACCTGTCGCGCGCCGTCGCGCAGGCTTATTTCGATTCCCGCGAACGACTGGGCTTTCCCATGCTGCGCCGCAATCAGGCCGCCGGGGAGGCTGCATAAATGACGACGAACATCCGCCCGCTGCTGGTCGAACTGCTGACCGAAGAACTCCCGCCCAAGGCCCTGCAAAAGCTGGGCCAGGCCTTTGCCGAAGGCGTGCGCGCCACGCTGGAACGCCACGGCCTCTTGGCCGAAGGCTGCGCCGTGACCGCGTATTCCACGCCGCGCCGCCTGGCCGTGCACCTGTCCGCCGTGCTGGCGCAGGCGCCCGACCAGCCCTATGCCGAAAAGCTGATGCCCGCCAAGATCGGCCTGACCGAAGACGGCCGCGCCACCCCGGCGCTGCAAAAGAAGCTGGCCGCCAAGGGCCTGGAAAATATCGACTTGGCCACGCTGGACCGCGAATCCGACGGCAAACAAGACTACCTGGTGGCTCGCGGTACCGCCCCCGGCTCGTCGCTGGCCGCCGGTTTGCAGGAAGGCATCGACACGGCGTTGAACAGCCTGCCGATCCCCAAGGTCATGCGTTACCAATTGGCCGACGGCGTCACCACCGTCAAGTTCGTGCGCCCGGCGCACGGCCTGGTTGCGCTCTTCGGCGCCGACGTGGTGCCGGTATCCGCGCTGGGCATGCAGGCCGGCCGCGACACGCTGGGCCACCGCTTCATGTGCGCGGGCCCGGTATCGTTCACCGACGCCGATTCCTACGCCGCCACGCTGGCTGAAAAGGGCCGCGTCGTGGCGTCGTTTGAAGGCCGCCGCGACGACATCCAGCGCCAGTTGCTGGACCACGCCGGCCGCCTGTCGGCCACGCTGGGTGACGACCCGGAAGTGGCCGCGCTGCTGGATGAAGTGACGGCACTGGTCGAACACCCCACCGTCTACGTGGGTCAGTTTGAAGAGCAGTTCCTGCAAGTGCCGCAGGAATGCCTGATCCTGACCATGCGCTTGAACCAGAAGTATTTCCCGCTGTTCGACCCGGCCACCGGCCGCCTGACGCACCGCTTCCTGATCGTGAGCAACATGCACACGGACAAGCCGGTGAACATCGTCGAGGGCAACCAACGCGTGGTGCGCCCGCGCCTGGCGGATGCGCAGTTCTTCTTTGAAACCGACCGCAAGACGCCGCTGGCCTCGCGCGTGGAACAACTGGGTTCCATCGTTTATCACAACAAGCTGGGCACCCAGCTTGAGCGCGTCGAGCGCGTGCGCGCCATCGCGCGTGGCGTGGCCGAGCAACTGGGCGGCGACGTTAGCGCCGCGGACCGCGCCGCCATGCTGGCCAAGGCCGACCTGGGCTCGAACATGGTGGGCGAATTCCCCGAGCTGCAAGGCATCATGGGCGCCTACTACGCAGCGGGCGACGGTGAACCGGCCAGCGTCGTCGAGGCGCTGCGCACGCAATACCGCAACCGCTACGACGCCCCCGTCACGCAAGACACCCTGACTGCCGCCACGCTGTTCATCGCCGAGCGCGTGGAAACGCTGGTCGGCATCTGGGCCATCGGTCTGGCGCCCACGGGCGAACGCGACCCCTTCGGCCTGCGCCGCGCGGCGCTTGGCCTGATCAGCGCGTTTGAACAATTGGCGGCCGGTGGCTGGCTGAAGGTCAGCCAGGACGGCCCGCTGTCGCTCAACGGCCTGCTGGAACTGGCTGCGGGCACGTTCCCCGCCGGCAAGATCCCCGCCGACACGCTGGCTGAAGTGCGCGCCTTCATCTACGAGCGCTACCGCAACCAGCTCATCAACGACTTCGACCGCAACGCAGTCGAAGCCGTGATTGCGCTGACGCCGCCGCTGCATCAGGTGGCCGAGCGCGTGCGCGCCGCCGCCGCGTTTGCGCAACTGCCCGAAGCCGCCAGCCTGGCCGCCGCCAACAAGCGCATCGGCAATCTGCTGAAGAAGGCCGAAGGCGAGATCGGCGCCGTGAACGAGGCCGCCCTGGTGGAACCCGCCGAACGCGCGCTGGCCGCCACCGTCGCCAAGCTGCGCCCGCAAGCCGAAGCGCAATTGGCCGCGGGCGATTTTGCCGGCAGCCTGTCCACGCTGGCGCAAGCCCGCGAACCGGTGGACGCCTTCTTTGCCGACGTCATGGTCATGGCCGAAGACCCGGCCGTGCGCGCCAACCGCCTGGCGTTGTTGAGCCAGTTGCATGGCCTGATGAACCAGGTGGCCGACATTTCCAGGCTGGCACAGTGAAACTCATCATCCTAGACCGCGACGGCGTCATCAATCAGGACAGCGATGCGTTCGTCAAGAATCCCGACGAATGGATTGCCCTGCCCGGCAGCCTGCAAGCCATTGCCCGGCTGACGCAGGCCGACTGGAAGGTGGTGGTTGCCACCAACCAGTCCGGCCTGGCGCGCGGCCTGTTCGACATGGACACGCTGACCGCCATCCACACCAAGATGCGGCGTGAACTGGCCGCCGTGGGCGGCGCGGTCGACGCGGTGTTCCTGTGCCCGCACGGGCCGGATGACAACTGCACCTGCCGCAAGCCGCGTCCCGGGCTGTTCGAACAGATTGGGCACCGCTACGACATCAACCTGGCCGGCGTGCCCGCGGTGGGCGATTCGCTGCGCGACCTGCAGGCGTCGTCCGCCGTGGGTTGCGCGCCGTGGCTGGTGCAAACCGGCAACGGCAAGAAGACGCTGGCCAAGGGCGGCCTGCCCGAGAACACCCGCGTGTGCGAAGACCTGTCGGCCGTGGCCGACATTCTGCTTCAGGACAATTGATTCAATGGCCCGGCTCCGTTCGTTGCTGTATTTCCTGTTCCTGGCCATCACGGTCATCCCCTACGCCTTTCTCTGCATTCTGTGGACGCCGCTGCCGCTGCACTGGCGCTACAAGCTGACGGTGGGCTGGCCGCGCCTGGCCATCTGGGGCGCCAAGGTGTTCTGCGGTATCCGCTGGCAGGTCAAGGGCTGGGAAAACCTGCCCGAGGGCCCGGCCGTGATCCTGTCCAAGCACCAGTCGGCCTGGGAAACCCTGTTCTTCCCGGCGCACATGCCGCGCGAGGTTTGCTTCGTCTACAAGAAAGAACTGCACATGGTGCCGTTCTTCGGCTGGGGCCTGGCGCTGCTGCGCATGATTGCCATTGACCGCTCCAAGGGCCGCGACGCCTTCGACCAGGTGGTCAAGCAAGGCCAGACGCGCATGGACGAAGGCCGTTGGCCGCTGCTGTTTCCCGAAGGCACGCGCGTGGCGCCGGGCAAGACGGCGCGCTTCAAAATGGGCGGCGCGCTGCTGGCGTCGCGCACCGGCGCGGTCGTCATTCCGGTGGCGCATAACGCCGGCGAATGCTGGCGGCGCAATGCTTTCGTCAAATATCCCGGCATGGTTACCCTGTCGATCGGTCCCGCGATAGAATCCAAGGGACTCTCCCCCGATGAACTGAACCTGAAGGTTCAGGAATGGATCGAAGGGGAAATGCGGCGTCTCAATCCCGAAAGGTATGCCTAGCACTGATCAGCTCGAACTCCTGTTCGACGTACAAGACCACGACGCGACCCAAGGCGCGTCGTCACTGATCGCGCTCCAGGGCGCGTCGCCGCTGATCGCCACGCCGAAGCCGCGCCCAGGCCCCCCGCTCGCGCCGCCGCCCCAGGCGGACAGCCCGCAGCCCGTCACCCCCACCAACTTGTTTCCCGATGCCGCCACGGCCGACACGCCCAAGGGCGAGCCGCTGCTGACGCTGTCGCCCAATGCGTCGTCGCGCGTGCCCACGCCCTGTCCGGACCCGCTGCCGCCCGGCGCGCGCTGGCGTGAAGTGCCCACCGAGCAGCAGCCGATTGGTTTCGTGCTGCTGCGCTCGCGCCGACGCAGCATAGGCTTTGTCATTACCGACGACGGCCTGCGGGTGACGGCGCCCAGTTGGGTCACGCTGACACAGATTGACGACGCGGTGCGCGAGAAAGCCCGCTGGATCCTCACCAAACTGCGCGAATGGCATGCCCGCAAGCAGCAACTGGCCATCGCGCACACGCGCTGGCAGGCCGGTGGCGAACTGCCTTACCTGGGCAAGCGCATCGTGCTTGGCGTGGGTGGCGACAGCCGCCAGTCCCGCTTGTCCGGCGATGCCGACGCCCCGCAAGACGGCGACACCCTGTTGCTGGCGCTGCCGTCCGCGGCCGATCAAAGCCGTATCCGCGATGCGGCGCAAGCCTGGTTGCAGCAGCGCGCCGGCGCCTGGTTTGGCGCGCGGCTGGCGCATTTTTTGCAGATCAGCGGCCTGAAAATCCGCCGCTGGCGGCTGTCGTCGGCGGCCACGCGCTGGGGCTCTTGCACCAGCGACGGCAATATCATGCTGAACTGGCGCCTGATTCATTTCGCGCCCGGCATCATTGATTACGTTATCGCGCATGAACTCGCGCATCTGCGCGAGATGAACCACAGTCAGGACTTCTGGCGTGAAGTGGGCCAAATCCTGCCCGACTTCGAAGACGCCAAGAACATCCTGCGGCGCCACGACCCGGCATCGCTGCCTCAGTTCTAAGACGCATTATTCTGGAAAGCACCGGCGCCCCCCGGGCGCTTTCCCCCACCTCTCATCGCTTTAAGGAAGATTTCCATGCGTATGCTCCACACCATGCTGCGAGTCGGCAACCTCGACAAGTCCATCGATTTCTACACCAACGTGCTCGGCATGCGCGTCCTGCGCCGCAATGATTACCCGGACGGCAAGTTCACGCTGGCCTTCGTGGGCTATCAGGACGAGTCCGAAGGCGCGGTCATTGAACTGACCCACAACTGGGACACCGACAAGTACGACCTGGGCAACGGCTACGGCCACATCGCGCTGGAAGTCGACAACGCCTATGAAGCCTGTGACAAGGTCAAGGAACGCGGCGGCAAGGTCACCCGCGAAGCCGGTCCGATGAAGCACGGCAAGACCGTGATCGCGTTCGTGGAAGACCCGGACGGCTACAAGATCGAGTTCATCCAGAAGAAAGGCCGTCAGGACTAAGCAGGAAAGCCCGCCATGATCCACCCCATCCTGAAAATGGGCGACCCGCGCCTCTTGCGCGTGGCCCCGCCCGTGGAGCGCTTCGACACGCCCGAACTGCACGCCCTGATCGACGACATGTTTGAAACCATGGCGGCAGCGCAGGGCGTGGGGCTGGCCGCGCCGCAGATCGGCGTGGACCTGCAAGTGGTGATCTTCGGCTTTGAGCGCAACGAGCGCTACCCGGACGCGCCGCCCGTGCCGCAGACCATTCTGTGCAACCCGGTCATCACGCCGCTGTCGGACGAGATGCAGGACGGCTGGGAAGGCTGCCTGTCGGTGCCTGGCCTGCGCGGTCTGGTGCCGCGCTATCGCCACGTCCGCTACAGCGGCCGCGACCCGTACGGCCAGTTGATCGAGCGCGAAGCCGAAGGCTTCCACGCCCGCGTGGTGCAGCATGAATGCGACCACCTGATCGGCCGCCTGTACCCGTCGCGCATCCAGGATTTCTCGAAGTTCGGCTTCACGGAAATCCTGTTCCCCGGCATGGACCCTAACGCGGACGACTAAGCGTCCGGTTCGGGGTCCGGGTTGGCCTTGGGCTTCGCTTCCGGATTTGCTTCGGGGTTCGCTTCCAGATCTGCTTCGGAGTTGGCTTCGGAGTTGGCTTCGGGATGTGCCCCCGCGGCCGCGTCGGGTGTGCGTGCCGCCTGCGGCGACAGCGCTTCCGGCGCAAAATCATCCACCTGCAAGACCTTCAATACCCAGGTCTCGGCCGCTTCCAACTGCGCGGCCTGCGCATCGGTGACGGCGCCACGCTGATGCGCCTCGCGCCAATCGCGCACGTTCGACTGGCGCAGGCGGTCTCGCAGGGGCTGCACGGCTTCGACCAGCGCAAACGCGCGGGTCAGGTCCGCAAGCGGGTCGCTGCCCGCGCGGCCACCGCCCAACAGCACGGCGGCCGACGGCCCGGTGCCGCTACTGGGCTCGCGTTGCAAGTCCGCCGCCAGCCGCGCATGCGTGGGCGACGGCTTCAACAGAAGCTCGGCGCAGGCGCGCGTCAAGGCGTCATCCGGGCCCCGCGCCAGGCGCAGCGGCAGGATGGCGGCGCGCAAGCCCCAGGCCATCACCCGCCCCGGCAGATTGCGCAGCACTTCATCCAGGCTTTTTTCGATGCTGGCGTACCCCTGCGCCATGCACCAATGCACCAGCGGCAGGTCGTCGTGCTTGCGGCCTTCGTCTTCCCAGCGCTTGAGCACCGCCGACAGCAGGTATAGCTGCGACAGGACGTCGCCCAGGCGCGCCGAGATCATTTCACGCCGCTTCAGCCCGCCGCCCAACTGCGCCAAGGTGGCGTCAGCCAGCAGCGCGAAGCCCGATGCATAGCGTCCAAGCC containing:
- the glyS gene encoding glycine--tRNA ligase subunit beta; the encoded protein is MTTNIRPLLVELLTEELPPKALQKLGQAFAEGVRATLERHGLLAEGCAVTAYSTPRRLAVHLSAVLAQAPDQPYAEKLMPAKIGLTEDGRATPALQKKLAAKGLENIDLATLDRESDGKQDYLVARGTAPGSSLAAGLQEGIDTALNSLPIPKVMRYQLADGVTTVKFVRPAHGLVALFGADVVPVSALGMQAGRDTLGHRFMCAGPVSFTDADSYAATLAEKGRVVASFEGRRDDIQRQLLDHAGRLSATLGDDPEVAALLDEVTALVEHPTVYVGQFEEQFLQVPQECLILTMRLNQKYFPLFDPATGRLTHRFLIVSNMHTDKPVNIVEGNQRVVRPRLADAQFFFETDRKTPLASRVEQLGSIVYHNKLGTQLERVERVRAIARGVAEQLGGDVSAADRAAMLAKADLGSNMVGEFPELQGIMGAYYAAGDGEPASVVEALRTQYRNRYDAPVTQDTLTAATLFIAERVETLVGIWAIGLAPTGERDPFGLRRAALGLISAFEQLAAGGWLKVSQDGPLSLNGLLELAAGTFPAGKIPADTLAEVRAFIYERYRNQLINDFDRNAVEAVIALTPPLHQVAERVRAAAAFAQLPEAASLAAANKRIGNLLKKAEGEIGAVNEAALVEPAERALAATVAKLRPQAEAQLAAGDFAGSLSTLAQAREPVDAFFADVMVMAEDPAVRANRLALLSQLHGLMNQVADISRLAQ
- the gmhB gene encoding D-glycero-beta-D-manno-heptose 1,7-bisphosphate 7-phosphatase, giving the protein MKLIILDRDGVINQDSDAFVKNPDEWIALPGSLQAIARLTQADWKVVVATNQSGLARGLFDMDTLTAIHTKMRRELAAVGGAVDAVFLCPHGPDDNCTCRKPRPGLFEQIGHRYDINLAGVPAVGDSLRDLQASSAVGCAPWLVQTGNGKKTLAKGGLPENTRVCEDLSAVADILLQDN
- the def gene encoding peptide deformylase, encoding MIHPILKMGDPRLLRVAPPVERFDTPELHALIDDMFETMAAAQGVGLAAPQIGVDLQVVIFGFERNERYPDAPPVPQTILCNPVITPLSDEMQDGWEGCLSVPGLRGLVPRYRHVRYSGRDPYGQLIEREAEGFHARVVQHECDHLIGRLYPSRIQDFSKFGFTEILFPGMDPNADD
- the gloA gene encoding lactoylglutathione lyase, with amino-acid sequence MRMLHTMLRVGNLDKSIDFYTNVLGMRVLRRNDYPDGKFTLAFVGYQDESEGAVIELTHNWDTDKYDLGNGYGHIALEVDNAYEACDKVKERGGKVTREAGPMKHGKTVIAFVEDPDGYKIEFIQKKGRQD
- a CDS encoding M48 family metallopeptidase, encoding MPSTDQLELLFDVQDHDATQGASSLIALQGASPLIATPKPRPGPPLAPPPQADSPQPVTPTNLFPDAATADTPKGEPLLTLSPNASSRVPTPCPDPLPPGARWREVPTEQQPIGFVLLRSRRRSIGFVITDDGLRVTAPSWVTLTQIDDAVREKARWILTKLREWHARKQQLAIAHTRWQAGGELPYLGKRIVLGVGGDSRQSRLSGDADAPQDGDTLLLALPSAADQSRIRDAAQAWLQQRAGAWFGARLAHFLQISGLKIRRWRLSSAATRWGSCTSDGNIMLNWRLIHFAPGIIDYVIAHELAHLREMNHSQDFWREVGQILPDFEDAKNILRRHDPASLPQF
- a CDS encoding lysophospholipid acyltransferase family protein: MARLRSLLYFLFLAITVIPYAFLCILWTPLPLHWRYKLTVGWPRLAIWGAKVFCGIRWQVKGWENLPEGPAVILSKHQSAWETLFFPAHMPREVCFVYKKELHMVPFFGWGLALLRMIAIDRSKGRDAFDQVVKQGQTRMDEGRWPLLFPEGTRVAPGKTARFKMGGALLASRTGAVVIPVAHNAGECWRRNAFVKYPGMVTLSIGPAIESKGLSPDELNLKVQEWIEGEMRRLNPERYA
- a CDS encoding fumarate hydratase, coding for MSVIIKEEDFIQSIADGIQFISYYHPVDYIRHLARAYEREESPAARDAMAQILTNSRMCAEGKRPLCQDTGIVNVFLKIGMSVRFDTKRTLQELCDEGVRRGYLNPDNPLRASVLDDPLFARKNTRDNTPCILHVELVQGDKVDVQIASKGGGSENKSKFAMLNPSDSLVDWVLKTVPTMGAGWCPPGMLGIGVGGTAEKAMLMAKQSLMEDIDMYELLARGPQNKLEELRIELYEKVNALGIGAQGLGGLTTVLDVKISTFPTHAASKPVAMIPNCAATRHAHFELDGTGPARLDPPSLSEWPEVHWAPDYNKSKQVDLNTLTKEEVASWKPGQTLLLSGKMLTGRDAAHKRIQDMLAKGEPLPVDFTNRVIYYVGPVDPVGDEVVGPAGPTTATRMDKFTDMMLEKTGLISMIGKSERGPVAIEAIKKHGSAYLMAVGGAAYLVSKAIRGAKVLGFADLGMEAIYEFDVKDMPVTVAVDAKGTSVHTTGPKEWQAKIGKIPVAVA
- a CDS encoding crotonase/enoyl-CoA hydratase family protein, yielding MSDLITVEVTDGIQIITINRPEAKNAINLETAQAMAAALDQLDSRDDIRIGILTGGGGTFSSGMDLKAFAKSGQRPYVEGRGFAGLNERPPKKPLIAAVEGYALAGGCEMALASDLIVAASNAKFGLPEVKRGLVAGAGGMLRLPRRLPYHIAMEVILTGEMLTAERAYSFGLVNRLTEPGGALTGALELARAIVENGPLAVQTAKSIVSQAVDWEQEGMFDRQRPLIAHIFSSADAKEGATAFAEKRKPVWQGK
- the glyQ gene encoding glycine--tRNA ligase subunit alpha is translated as MLTFQQIILTLQEYWDKQGCALLQPYDMEVGAGTSHTATFLRAIGPEPWRAAYVQPSRRPKDGRYGENPNRLQHYYQYQVVLKPAPPDILDLYIGSLKALGIDPTQHDIRFVEDDWENPTLGAWGLGWEVWLNGMEVTQFTYFQQVGGLDCTPTTGEITYGLERLAMYLQDVQSVYDLVWTEGANGNRVLYRDVFHQNEVEQSTYNFEHSSADMLFAHFNDYEAEAKRLMDVPLALPAYEAALKAAHTFNMLDARGAISVTERAAYIGRIRNLSRAVAQAYFDSRERLGFPMLRRNQAAGEAA